One genomic window of Polaromonas sp. SP1 includes the following:
- a CDS encoding tripartite tricarboxylate transporter substrate binding protein, which yields MKFPKLLALAAVMSLSCLTATQALAQAYPSRAVRIIVPYGTGGGSDILARQIGARLQAIWGQGVAVDNRAGASGNIGTEAVVHAPADGYTLLLQNSTMVVNPAVNGKLNYDPEKDLTPIMLLGLTPIALVSHQSTNLKTLKEVVEYSKANPTALNYGSCGVGTPQHFVMELVKQKSGINATNVGYKGCAPALTDVVGGQVQLAILSANLAAPHLKTGKLNAIGVSTATRYQLMPQVPTFEEQGLKPLDFSIWYALMGPAKMKPEVVAKIYADVQKVLAEPAVKENLSGAGVEPLSGNGAALSRLIQVDLVRYAQLAKSANIKAE from the coding sequence ATGAAATTCCCCAAACTCCTAGCCCTGGCGGCCGTGATGTCCCTGAGCTGCCTGACCGCCACGCAGGCCCTGGCGCAGGCCTATCCTTCGCGCGCCGTGCGCATCATCGTGCCTTACGGCACGGGCGGCGGCTCCGACATCCTGGCGCGCCAGATCGGCGCGCGCCTGCAGGCCATCTGGGGGCAGGGTGTTGCGGTTGATAACCGCGCCGGCGCCTCCGGCAACATCGGCACCGAAGCCGTGGTGCACGCCCCGGCCGACGGCTATACGCTGCTGCTGCAAAACAGCACCATGGTGGTCAACCCGGCCGTCAACGGCAAGCTCAACTACGACCCCGAAAAAGACCTGACGCCCATCATGCTGCTGGGCCTCACGCCGATCGCGCTGGTGTCGCACCAGAGCACCAACCTCAAGACGCTCAAGGAGGTGGTCGAGTATTCCAAGGCCAACCCGACGGCGCTGAACTACGGCTCCTGCGGTGTCGGCACACCCCAGCATTTCGTGATGGAGCTGGTCAAGCAGAAGTCCGGCATCAACGCCACCAACGTGGGCTACAAGGGCTGCGCGCCGGCCCTGACCGACGTGGTGGGCGGCCAGGTGCAGCTCGCCATCCTGAGCGCCAACCTTGCCGCGCCGCACCTCAAGACCGGCAAGCTCAACGCCATCGGCGTGTCCACTGCCACGCGTTACCAGCTGATGCCGCAAGTGCCGACGTTTGAAGAGCAGGGCCTGAAGCCGCTGGATTTTTCGATCTGGTATGCGCTGATGGGCCCGGCCAAGATGAAGCCGGAAGTGGTCGCCAAAATTTACGCCGATGTGCAAAAAGTGCTGGCCGAACCCGCCGTGAAAGAAAACCTTTCCGGCGCGGGTGTCGAGCCTTTGTCCGGCAATGGCGCGGCGCTTTCCAGGCTGATCCAGGTCGACCTGGTGCGCTACGCCCAGCTGGCGAAGTCGGCCAATATCAAGGCCGAGTAA
- a CDS encoding universal stress protein, translating into MYKHILVPVDGSVTSQKAMGNAVAIAQAFKSEVTVIYVIDPYAFTGVGTDFAYGQAEYLGAATAEANEAIKAAKEAFQGVGITVTGSVVEGHAIYRGILDTAESINADLIVMGSHGRRGLEKLVLGSVTAQVLSHAHLPVLVVRD; encoded by the coding sequence ATGTACAAACACATCCTGGTTCCGGTAGACGGCTCTGTCACATCGCAAAAGGCCATGGGCAATGCGGTGGCGATCGCACAGGCCTTCAAAAGCGAGGTGACGGTCATCTACGTCATTGACCCTTACGCCTTTACCGGGGTGGGCACCGACTTTGCCTATGGCCAGGCCGAATACCTGGGCGCCGCCACGGCCGAAGCCAATGAAGCCATCAAGGCCGCCAAAGAGGCTTTCCAGGGCGTGGGCATCACCGTGACCGGCTCGGTCGTCGAAGGTCACGCCATCTACCGCGGCATTCTCGACACCGCCGAATCCATCAACGCCGACCTCATCGTCATGGGCTCGCACGGCCGCCGCGGGCTGGAGAAGCTGGTGCTGGGCAGCGTCACCGCGCAGGTGCTGTCGCACGCCCACTTGCCGGTGCTGGTGGTTCGGGACTAA
- a CDS encoding YdcH family protein has translation MDLLNHDLAHEFPQYLQKMRSLKVSDPHFASLFAQYDADNHAIIKYEQGVGAITDEALEDLKKRRLKVKDEIYQLLKKA, from the coding sequence ATGGACTTGCTGAATCACGACCTGGCGCACGAGTTTCCGCAATACCTGCAGAAAATGCGCAGCCTCAAGGTGTCCGATCCGCACTTTGCATCTCTCTTTGCCCAGTACGACGCGGACAACCACGCCATCATCAAATACGAGCAGGGCGTGGGCGCCATCACCGACGAGGCGCTGGAAGACCTGAAAAAAAGGCGGCTCAAGGTCAAGGACGAGATCTACCAGCTGCTCAAGAAAGCTTGA